The genome window ttcttttactcctaacaatatttttaaaaaaaagagagattttTATGTgcgaccaaaatgaaagtgtaaacatgATGTGACATGTACAGTCAATCGTCGTTAGAGATTTAACgcttgggtgactaaaatgaaagcacCCCAAAAGTTGAGTGATGAAATTGTAAAGCTTTCattttgggtgaccaaaatgaaagcgtCCGAAAAATTAAGTGACTAACTAGGTAGTTTACCCTATTTataacacatatatacatattacatGGATGGCTTGTATCTAACATATTGAAAAGAACACACAATGCTATTAAAATTAAGaggactatttttataatatgtaaaatttaaattatccatataataagtatacatatatttaaaattttatcttttatgagGCAATTCTCTCACCTAGTTCTACATAGCCATCAACCTTTTGCCTAAAAATGTGCAAATTATAGGTGACTACTCCAagctagaggtgctcatgggccgggccaggtcggtttcgggccgggcccgaaaaaaatttcggccagggtcctaggcccgggcccggcccggcccgaaatatgggcctagaattttgcccaggcccggcccgttttttaattaaataccaaaaatttattttaaaaattaaaacaaaaataaaaaattattttaaaaatattttaaaattaaaaaaatttaaaagtattttaaaatttaaaaaaataaaaaaattattatattcgggccgggccaaaaaagtggtgcccgaggcccggctcgtttttaatcgggcctcatttttttgcccaagcccatatttcgggcctatatttttacccaaatcctcccatatttcgggcgggccgtcgggccgggccgagccgcccggcccatgagcacctctactccAAGCAAACTTCTATTTTGAGAATCCATGCAAATGCTTTTTTACTTCATTTTGCAAAGTTTTATCCaacaaaactaattaattagaataagaggaaacttacaaaaaaaaaaaaacccttggttggaaaattttgtaatttaattttatatcaattttcaattatgtcctcgtgaaattaaaaaaattataactcttatctttatttagattttgaatcattataggttctgattatattcgttttttttttagaCAATGTctaaaactacccatagcccctccccggcctataaataggaggataatacatTTCAGATCACTCGAACTCACATCCTCCTATATTAACAACAATGCTCATGCCAATCAAACTAAGATTCAATCGATATTTctcttctaatttttatattgaagtTGAACTTGTTTCTAAATTCCAAACTctctctctttatttatttttaagttcaattttatgatatttttaatagttCTGTAATGTATTTGAGTGATGATAACTAAATGTTGGaacttttcacaatattttatcaattgcttaaatgatttttattaggAATCAAATGTTTTTATAGTGTTTTTATTTGGGTGTAGGTTGTGTTTGCTTGTGATTCATCATGTGAATGTATAGTTTTacagataaatattttatattttaatttatgtctaaaattaatttactatcaaaataataaaataatataaaattaagattttaaggataatataaaacattcacAAATAATACTTATCTTTTAACTCTTGTcaaaacacaagaatactaatAGGTATCACAATTTTCAACAACCAAACATAGTAACATCCATCTTTTTAATACACGAGTATTATTTAACACATCACCCCTCTTTCGCATCTACTATACCAGATGGGATCTTAGGGTTTCTTCAGATGGGAAGTGTGTTTACCTAAGGTTAGTATAAAAACAATGTTGACGATGAAATTAGATAATATAGCGATACTGTAATGAAAATAAACGCTCATCTAAAGAGACCCTTAATAGTTAAGGAACGGGATTATACTACCTTAATATCATATCTAAATTAGCATTTAACGTTGAGCTAATCATCTGACAAACGAAAAGACATTATTAGTATATTTTGAATAAGAGAAACGTCTTGACCCAAATACAaagccaaattaaaataatttaggaagAAAGACAAATGCAAAGTGTTTTTCTCTTCCCAATTCTCTCACCTCATACTAGATAGCCATCAACCTTTTGCCTAAAAGTGTACCAATTGAAGGTGATCACTACTCCAAGCAACAAAGTGTTTGGGGAAGTTGTCATTTTTCCTAGTGCTATGAAAATATAAAGTAAGTAGGAGATAATAATGTTTATTTACGCAATCCAATTTTCTTATGTCTACAAAGCTTAATTAAGTACAAGTAATTTATTATCTTCAAACAATTAAAACCAATGATATTAAATATATAGCACCCCAatgataaaaatcaatttagtctttttataaataaagaaattataaattaatatagtgAAATTACACTTAAGCCCccataaaaatgaataaaattatgtttatttctgataattataaattaagacaTAATAAGTTTATTTCtgatatatgaaaaaattataattaaggtCTAGCCCCCGCTAAAATTTGTTTGGATTTGCCCTTGTTTGCATTTTTGAAGACTAGACTTCTCACCACTAAATTATCCCCCTGTAAATTTAGTTTGTAAAACCACAACACAACGCTCTCACAATTAGTGTTCAGATTAAGTGCTCTCAATTCACGGTATATaacctatacaagtctctcaattatatagaatttttcGAGACTTGCTAACATGGTGAAGATCTATCACAATCCAtgttaaacaataattaaataagctgaaaaaaaatatattaataacaaCCAAGGTAAATTAAACATTGGACTATTGGCAGCTTAATAAGTCTTCAACGTTCCAATTTGATCTAACTTCCTCGATCTAAGGGATTAGATAAACCCAATCCGATCCAATTctctaaatttatttctttaagtAATATAATCTCCATTGATGGGCTAGATATAATCTATGATCTCAATTCAACCCAAAGATATGGTtcgataaattattttcactattttaaatataaaatatttctattttacatgataaataaatataaattaaataaaaaataacatttgattcgattaaaataattataatttttaatttatattctataaatcattcaaacacctcaattaaagttaattttcaatttctcaatttttcctACTTATCCCTATCTTTTGGTATTTGTCTCGTGGATTTTTCCACCTTTAGCTTCCTTTCTTTATCAAACTAGTATTGACTTGATACTCTTTTACATTCGcacaaaatttttgtaaaaatatctcaagaataaatatattatccaTATAGTGTTCAAATTTGATTGTCCAATTATATCGAAAAACAACATTAGCTcagttaatattatatttattgtagCAATCTGAAAGTTGTGAGTTCAAACATGTTTAAGTcgccattttctttaatttaagaatttaaatgaatttgtaagtaatttaaaattgtataaaaaattcaacgtgacattatgaaattttaaattttattcaattctttaTAAATTAACGATTGAGTGATACGGTAATATCATGTTGCATGCCATTATCCATgctgttgataataaattagtAGAGAAAGAGAATGTAATGGCTCATTTGACGGAGGTCATGCGAAGAGTCATGGGTGGAGGAGTACTATTCTTATAGTTAAGGGTCACACTCTCTTAGCTTGAATCTTGATACATGTACGATACAAGTCTCATCTTGGTCAACCACTTAAAGACCACTATAGTTCTCTAGATAGGTAGCGATAGGATGAAGATGATTGAGGTCCCATGATTCATGCAAGGTGTAATTACTGAATTTTGTCCGGCTCGATTTCgtgctttttttaaaaaaaatacaaaaaataaaaatttatattttgaccccctaaactttttgaaattgcattttcacccctaaactttcttaaaattacatttttgcctaTCAACttcttgaaattatattttgacccctaaattttctcaaaattatgcTTGGCCCCAAAAGTTTTGCTACATTTCCGATCTGGTCCCTCTGGCAGACAGGCGCGATTTGCGCACCTGCCCTCCGTGATTTTCGGCCGTTGGCCCAGTGCATGGCCTCCCCTCTCCGCTGCCACCtgaaaacaaagagaaagaaGACAAAAATCAAGagattaaaaggaaaatgaaaagagagaGGGAGGGGGATAgcaatcaaaaaaaaattcaaagccaaaagaaaataagcaaagaaattccaaaaaaaaaaagctctcaATCCGGCCGATTGCCTCCACCGCCACCACGTCCGTCGCGCCACCACCATTGTCATCTCACCGTCGAGTCCTAAAcgcaaaaaacaaaaacaaaaagcaagCAAAAAAAACAACAGTAGAGAAACCAAAAAATCAAACAGCAGCGAGTAAAAGCCCTCACCACCGTCGCTCGACCACCGCCATCGTCGTCTTCCCCTTTCCTCCGCCGCCGACTCCTACAACACAATCAACCAACACAACAAGCAAAGAGAAGATAAAAGTGcagtaaataaaaagaaaaaacagcaacccaaaggaaaaagagagaaaaaaagaagagaaaagaaagaaaagaggaagagaAGGGGAGGCGCGCCGGCCACCGCACCACCGGGCGGAAGGAGTGTCGTTGACGGCGCAAAAGGGCTAGGATTCGGCccgaggaagaagaagaaaaagaaaaaaaaggaagaaaaagagagaagaaaaagagaaagaaaaaagaaaaaaaataaaaagctaaCAGTCGGGTCAAACCGTCCCGACCCGAAATCGGACCCGACCCAGCAGTCCAGCACCGACCCCCCAGCAACCCAGCAGCAGTAGGCCCATTCCCAGTGGCCCAAAACAGCAACCAGCAAAAAAAAAGCAAGCAGCAGCAGAAAAAAAAAGGCCAGCAGGCCTGTCCAAGCCCAACAAGCCTGACCCAGTCCAGCAAGCCCAGAACAGCAGCCCCAACAGTGCCAGCCGATCCAGGTCCGTTCCAGCAGTAGGCCAGCATCCAGCCCAGCTCCCAGCGGCCCGATCtgcagaaaagaaaaagaaaaaagagaaaaggccCATTTTCAAGCCCATAACTTTGggcttttggtaatttttttaacccatgttaatttagttaatttatttaaatattgtcttattgtaattaaattagcatttttaaaaatagtttttttagaaacattattatgtgtaattttatttgtatttttttaaaatataaaaaaattattttaatgcataaggcAACGAACCGATTTAATATCGAGccgttgatttcatcgctatgttgggtgaatatcgatGGCTCGTGTTAAATATGGGACGCCCTTCTAACAATCGAAAATATTCGAAATTCCtcgtattttaataaaattctcgtgttttattaGAATcccgattaaatattaaattgaatcagTTTGACACTAATTCGGCAATTTCATCGCCATGTCGGGGTGAATATCATcgattcgtgttaaatacggtattaaaaaaaattcgtgtttcaaaaattttcgtgttttcaaaaaaattgaccgtgtttcataaattttcgtgtttcaaaaaatcctcgtgtttcgtattttatcaaaaattttatgttttcaaaaaaattttgtgttttaaaaattttcgtatttcaaaaagaaaattcgtGTTTCCTAAAaaaatctcgtgtttcaaaattttttttttttaaaagagtttcGCGTTTCTAAAATgcttgtattttaaaaaaattttgtgttttcagaaaaaaaaggaaaagttgttgtgctttaaaattttcgtGCTTTAATCGGATCACgactaatattaaattgaactcgtatttttgaaaatgaagacaacacgcgtttaacgagataccaattttgggcgtcgcgagggtgctaataccttcctcgcgcgtaactgactcccgaaccctaattttctctgaattttcacgcagacctaaaattacctctttttagaaaagcttaaaaataaagttttctaaaaaaggaaaattttgtaggtgtccgatcacacctagaaaaagatcggtggcgactcctttttcaaataaaatcgagattcggtttttaagttttcaataattacTTCGACTAGCGCCCGATGCtcaatttttaggtcgctacagctggcgactccactggggacttttgagagtcgagtctggtgttaaacgcgtgttgtcaaaatttttaaaacttcttgttcaatttaatttttaatcgtgatccttgaattttgttttgaaaaatcatGCATCCGCATCcggttttgaaattaatatttttctaacctATTTTATTTTCGCGTTTTTTTCAGCTTTAAGTTTTAtggttttagtttgttttttagtaaaaataaaaaggtgtGTGAGTTTCTCCCCACACACCGTGCACTTGCATTCTTGCATAACATGAGCTCTCTACCCGGGCTCCGTCCGTTTAAGTGGAAGTAAacgctacgccttcgtgagttaactcgtccctccgcaCAGGCTAGTGAAATACTTCCGGGTTACATATGACTTAtgctttcgtgagttaactcgtccctccgcataggcataagtaaatgtaatccctCGAATTGAACTCGCAAGCCCATGACAGGCGATAACCGAGGCTCCGTACTTACCTTAGTAGGTGACAGTATGGACAATTCGAGTACCTTTCTAGAACCAGAACCACATGTAGTGAACCGTACGAGCCATCCAATTAGAGCCATGCCGAACCTCTGTCCGTTGAATAGTCACCAAAATAAGTACACGGGAGAAACGCCtcttaccttttatttcttttacatttacacTTATTTGCAAATGAATTGAGTCTATTTAATAAGTTAGGTCGGGTAGATTGTCTGATTAGTATGTGGGGTAGGTTTTTGTAAAGCATGCTGGGGCAAAAAAAGGAAATGTGGGTCCGTTCCACCAAATTGCATGATTGAATAGCTTAGTTTGTTAAATTTTCCATAGTCTTTATTGTTCTTTTTATATTGTGATCTCTAACCAAggttatttgtttttcattttatttttcatcatgcatCGTAGACATCTCATTAGGAAGGTGTTGGTTAAATATTGGTTGCCAAAAACGGGTTTCTGATGGAGGAGTCAATTACACGAGTAACCAAGAAAAATGTTGTAGTTCGAGATTGGTCTTTGAGAACCCAAAAAGCAAAAGGAGAAGGATATACCTCCGATCTTCCTGAGCATGCGACTTCGAATGCTTGACAGAATAACCTCGAAGACTTGACTAGGATCGGGAAACAATAGGACTAAAACAGTAGGGGCATTTTCATTggcaaaatattttgtaatggaCTCTTTTGATTAATGAAACACCTAATTATGGGGctatcttgaaatcaacacctattttttgcatatttaggCATAAATAACATTCATTGGTCACTCATTCATCCATTTATTCATTGCGTGTGCATATCACCCCAACCAGTCACTGAGGCTAAAATCGCATAATCCACAGTGGCAGTACTACAAGGCTGGAATCACATCATCCTTACAGGACACGTCTAAGAACTAGAGCTATGGACACTGAACTTAACGAAAGAATCGAAAGGATGGAAAGGGTCCAAAGAGTTACAAGAGCAATTGGCCAAGTCACAACAAGAGGCAAGAGATATGATGGTGAGATCTCGAGAAGAATCACTCGAGCAAAGAGATCAAATGGctaaaatgatggaaatgatgACAGCTTTTGTAAAAGGAAATGGACCCACGCAGAGCCCTGATATCATGGAGCCCCAGTCAAGAGCTAATAATGATCAGGATCCATTCTATCCCCTATGATTTACTCCACATCACGCCCATACAATCTTGGAACAACGTCCTGCACCATCTGCTCATCTAGGGCAAGGAATGTTCGTATCGAACCCCAGGGCTAATCCAACAGATCTAATTGTTCCAGATCTGGACGATCCTATGGAAATAGCAAAGTTGGAAACTGATGATTATGACGCTCAAGATAGGTACAAGATCCTAGAAGAAAGGCTTAAGGCAATAGAAGGTGCTGAAGTCTTCTCTGCTTTGAGTGCTAAAGAACTCAGTTTGGTGCCCGATCTGGTTCTACCCCCGAAATTCAAGGCACCAGATTTTGAAAAGAACGATGGGACGCGATGTCCAAAGGCACATCTCGTCATGTTTTGTCGGAAGATGACTGGTTACGTGAATGAGGATAAATTGCTGATACACTGTTTTCAGGACAGTTTAGTTTGATCGGCTCTTCGATGGTATAATCAACTCAGCAGAGAGAGGATCCGATCATGGAAGGACTTAGCATCAGCATTTTGTGAGCAATACAAGCATGTATCAGATATGGTGCCTGATCGACTAACTTTGCAAATGATGGAAAAGAAGCCGACAGAGACttttaggcaatatgcacagagatggagggataTCTCGGCTCAGGTGGAACCCCCGTTAACTGAGACGGAAATAACGGTCCTCTTTATCAACACTCTAAAAGCGCCATTTTACGATAAGTTGGTAGGAAGCGCCACAAAACACTTTGCGGATATTGTAATATCTGGGGAGCTTATTGAAAACGCCGTCAAAAGTGGAAGAATAGAAGGTCCCGAGGGTTCGAAGAGGGCAATACCCATGAAGAAAAATGAGGCAGAAGCCCATATGATTGGAACCGATGGCCACTGTACCCCCAATTCATACCCCGCCCAATCACGACCTCATTATCGCCCACCTTGAAACTTCTACTTTCCTCCTCAAGGTCCTTACTATCAAGCACCTCCGTCTTACCCCGTTTATGCTATGAATAACCAAAGACCATTCACCTTGTTCCCACCAAACACCATGCCTACACAAAGTCAACTAAAAATGACCAAAGACCAGCAAGACCCATTTCTGAAAAACCTCAATTCACCCCAATTCCTGTGCCATACGGAGAATTATACCTGAAACTATTGGAGAAGCAATTGATCACATTACATGGTACCCCTGAAGCCCCCATACCCAAAATGGTATGATCCTAATGCTAATTGCATGTATCACGCTGGAAATCAAGGGCATTCTACAGAAAACTGCATTGCCTTTAAAAGGAGGGTTCAAGATCTCATCGATGCTGGCATTTTGCGATTTGATGGCGTTAGTCATGTGGCTGGAAATCCTCTTCCTAACCATGCTGATGGGAATGCGAATACAGTAACAAATGAAGACGGGGGGCAAAACAATCAGCGAAGCGCTTTGGTTGAAAAGGGTCTTCAGAACATCAGTATAAATGTTGTTGACAACGAGGGTGGCACAATTGAGGATGTTGTAATGATACACCCTTGTCCCCCAAGATATATTTTGAACAATTGGACTACTATGGACCTCCTTGTAGTTTCTAAGTCCTCTCCAGAGTAATGCTCAATGTTAATTCTCCATTATTTTGTGTGTCCGTAAATAGTGGGATTCCTTTTGTAAGAGCTTATGTTtgctctttatcatttcaatgaacaTCAATGAAGATGCATTTTGTCATGGTCTTTTCATTTCTATTAGCTTCGTAATTATCTCATCTCTTCATATCATCTTCCTACATGTATTTTATATCATTCCATAACATTTTGTGTGTTGATCCCAGTACTTTGATGCTCCTCCATAGTTTTCTTTCCCATTCACCTTTCAGGTGCTCAGATATCCACCGCATGAACAATCCAGTTACAAGTCCTGAAATCGATTTCGAGATGGCTATTTGTTTAGGAGAATTCAAAGTCGAGGAAGATGCTAAAAATGGTGACTCGCCTCCTGACTTACTGAGAATGGTTGAACAAGAATAGAAACAAATTTTACCCCATCAAGAATCTGTTGAGACAGTGAACTTGAGAAgtgaaaaagaaacaagaagtgaaGATTGGGACTTCTATTTCAGAGAACACCAAACAGAATTTGATCGCCTTGCTCCATCAGTACAAAGATATATTTGCCTGGTCGTATCAGGACATGCCTGGGTTGAATGAGGATGTGGTGGTTCATAAGCTCCCACTGAAACCAGAATGCAAACCCGTTCAACAGAAGTTGAGAAGGATGAGACTTGAAATTCTGCTAAAGATAAAAGAAGTCAAGAAACAATATGATGCTGGCTTCTTACAAGTCTCTAAATATTCGTAATGGGTAGCAAACATAGTCTCAGTACTGAAGAAATACGGCAAGATGGTTTCTCggttataatcagataaagatggctCTCGAAGATATGGAGAAAACTACATTCGTGACAATGTGGGGAACGTTTTACTGCAAAATGATGCCATTCGGATTGAAGAATGCTGGGGAAACATGATGAGTTCGGGAAAAGAGAAAGGGTGATTTACTACCTCAACAAAAAGTTCACAGAATATGAGCCCAAGCACCCGTCAATTGACAAATTCTGTTGTGCATTGGTCTAGGTAGTTCGAAGGCTCAGACAATACATGTTTTATCATACGACATGGCTAATTTCAAAGTTAGATCCATTAAAGTACTTGATGGAATCACCCGCACTCTCAAGGAGAATGACACAATGGCAGATCTTATTGTCTGAGTATGACATTGTATATGTAAGCCAAAAGTCGGTAAAGGGGAGCGCGATAGCTAACTTCTTGGCAAGTCGAGCAATGAAGGAATATGAGCCGTTGGAATTTGATTTTCCAGATGAAGACTTAATGTGCATTTCCGAAGGTGAATCATCAAAAGATCAATCATGGAAGATGAGTTTTGATGGTGTATCGAACGCATTGGGGCACGGGATAGGAGCAGTTTTAGTGTCACCGGAAGGAAATCATTACATGCTCACTGCCAGATTGAATTTCTTCTGTACTAATAACATAGCAaaatatgaagcttgcatcatgggactTCGTGCAGCCATTAAACGGAAAATAGAAACCTTAAAGGTGTATGGGGATTCAGTGTTAGTGATTTATCAAATTCGTGGAGATTGGGAAGTGAGAGATTCGAAATTAGTCAAGTATCGTGATCTCGTGGCGGAATTGGTCAAAGAATTCAAAGAAGTGACTTTTCATTACTTCCCACGAGAAGAAAACCAATTGGCTAATGCCCTGGCCAcattggcttcaatgttcaaagCAAACAGGGAAACATAAATAATGCCTCTCCAAATGAGCATATATGAGGTCCCCGCACACTGTTTTATCATTGGGAAGGAGTCAGATGGACGATCATGGTTCCATGATATCTTGGAGTACATCAAGAATCAAAGGTACCCCGAGCAGGCAAAcgagaatgacaaaagaacaatcAGAAGAATGGCGATTGAATTTGTTCTTGACGGGGATATTCTATACAAAATGGGAAAAGATCAAGTGCTCCTGAGGTGCGTGGATGCTGTTGAAGCTAGAAAGATACTTGTGGAGGTTCATGAAGGAATTTGCGGAACGCATGCTAGCGGTTTCACCATGGCCAGGCAAATTATGAGACTTGGTTATTTTTGGCTGACGATGGAAAGGGATTGCATTGGTTACGCACGAAAGTGccacaaatgtcaaatttatggcgaTAAAATTCATGCAGCTCCGTCGCCgcttcatgtcatgacttctccatgacctttttctatgtggggcatggatgttataggGCTAATTTCCCCGAAAGCTTCCAATGGGCATCGATTCATATTTGTGGTTATAGACTACttcacaaaatgggtagaagccactTCGTTTGCTAATGTGACAAAGGCTGCAGTCTGTAGGTTCTTAAAAAAGGAgattatatgtcgatatggtGCACTGAAAGAATCATTTCGagataatgctttaaatttgaacaacaagatgatgaaagaagtaTGTGAGCAATTCGGATAAAGCATCATAATTCTTCACATTACTGCTTAAAGATGAGCGGAGCGATGAAGCCgctaataagaacattaagaggattattgggaagatgactgagacgtataaagactggcatgagaagttaccattcgctTTGTACGTATATCGCACCTCGGTACGGACGTCTACGGGGGCAACTCCTTTTTCTCTGGTCTACTGGATGGAAGTCGTTCTGCCTATCGAAGTAGAGATCCCATCCCTGCGCGTCTTAATGGAGACAAGATTAGAAGAATCAGAGTGGGTTCGAGCTCGATATGATCAGCTAAACCTTATTGAAGGGAAACGCTTGAAGGCAATTTGTCATTGACAGATGTATCAGAAAAGAATGATCACGTCCCATGATAAAAAGGTGCGGCCAAGAGAATTTCGTGAAGGGGAGCTTGTTTTAAGAAAGATCCTCCCGATACAAAAGGACTTTCGAGGAAAATGGTCACCAAATTGGGAAGGGCCATACGTTGTAAAAAAGGCATTCTCAGGAGGGGCTCTGATTCTCACTGAGATGGACGGGAAAGAATTACCTAATCCAGTGAACTCAGATgctgtgaagaaatattatgcttaaaaaaacaaaaaaaaaacagtcaaaacaaaaaacaaaaaaaaacaaaaaacaaaaaaggaaaaaacaaaaaaaaagaaaaaatcaagatgaaaacccgaaaagggcgtctTGATGAACAAAAAAGATTAGGATGAAAACCCAAAAGGGCGTCCTAACAAAGTGGGCTTGGGCTTAAAGGAGCAAAGT of Gossypium raimondii isolate GPD5lz chromosome 3, ASM2569854v1, whole genome shotgun sequence contains these proteins:
- the LOC128040000 gene encoding uncharacterized protein LOC128040000, yielding MESPALSRRMTQWQILLSEYDIVYVSQKSVKGSAIANFLASRAMKEYEPLEFDFPDEDLMCISEGESSKDQSWKMSFDGVSNALGHGIGAVLVSPEGNHYMLTARLNFFCTNNIAKYEACIMGLRAAIKRKIETLKVYGDSVLVIYQIRGDWEVRDSKLVKYRDLVAELVKEFKEVTFHYFPREENQLANALATLASMFKANRET
- the LOC105796034 gene encoding uncharacterized protein LOC105796034 → MFVSNPRANPTDLIVPDLDDPMEIAKLETDDYDAQDRYKILEERLKAIEGAEVFSALSAKELSLVPDLVLPPKFKAPDFEKNDGTRCPKAHLVMFCRKMTGYVNEDKLLIHYMVPDRLTLQMMEKKPTETFRQYAQRWRDISAQVEPPLTETEITVLFINTLKAPFYDKLVGSATKHFADIVISGELIENAVKSGRIEGPEGSKRAIPMKKNEAEAHMIGTDGHCTPNSYPAQSRPHYRPP